A single Ziziphus jujuba cultivar Dongzao chromosome 11, ASM3175591v1 DNA region contains:
- the LOC107409440 gene encoding uncharacterized protein LOC107409440 — protein sequence MVSFSVVTLTLLITFLLQPFLLIKSDEDLIRKLCSKTEEPVICRDCLNSDPNSKPADSHALALIAINCAQTDTSKMFHDVFKLYNETPDKTQLKEFLNECSWRTTDAAGNFDAVLRYAAALDHDSAKTVVNENILPQVNYCIKQFDDQAPTLPVPEEVLAGTIAVNQDCKIVLGILNSI from the coding sequence ATGGTCTCCTTTAGTGTAGTCACCCTTACCCTCTTGATCACCTTCCTTCTGCAGCCTTTCCTTCTCATAAAATCCGATGAAGATCTCATCAGAAAGCTATGCAGCAAAACAGAAGAACCAGTCATTTGTAGAGACTGTCTCAACTCTGATCCCAATAGCAAGCCTGCTGATTCCCATGCACTTGCACTCATAGCCATTAACTGTGCACAAACGGATACTTCCAAGATGTTCCATGATGTCTTCAAACTTTACAATGAGACTCCAGACAAAACCCAGTTGAAGGAATTCCTCAACGAATGTTCGTGGAGAACGACAGATGCAGCCGGAAACTTTGATGCTGTTCTTCGTTATGCTGCAGCTTTGGATCATGATTCAGCCAAGACTGTTGTCAATGAAAACATTCTTCCACAGGTGAATTACTGCATAAAACAGTTTGATGATCAAGCTCCGACATTGCCGGTGCCAGAGGAAGTCTTAGCTGGAACTATAGCGGTGAACCAAGACTGCAAGATTGTGCTGGGGATTCTGAACAGTATTTGA
- the LOC107432523 gene encoding uncharacterized exonuclease domain-containing protein At3g15140: MGFNRVCLGRFSSLFSSYLHPFVPVSLSSPTRSLPLPIHSFCHTTSVSAVQSQHPSTPHRSLPMKNSENRWKPMCLYYTQGKCTKMDDPIHLEKFNHDCSRDLQVDVANLNSMHSQELDYFLVLDLEGKIEILEFPVVMIDAKNMNVIDFFHRFVRPSGMSDQRINEYIEGKYGKFGVDRVWHDTAIPFKDVVPEFEAWLTQHQLWGEDLGGFLNRAAFVTCGNWDLKTKVPEQCKVSKIKLPSYFMEWINLKDVYLNFYKRRATGMMTMMKELRIPLSGSHHLGFDDAKNISRVLQHMLTDGAVLNITARKNPNHPEKTDFLLKDRIR; the protein is encoded by the exons ATGGGGTTTAACAGAGTTTGTTTGGGTAGATTTTCTTCGCTCTTCTCAAGCTATCTCCATCCCTTCGTTCccgtttctctctcttctcctactCGCTCACTCCCTCTTCCTATTCATTCCTTCTGTCACACTACTTCCGTCTCAGCTGTCCAGTCTCAACACCCATCGACTCCTCACCGGTCCTTGCCTATGAAGAACAGCGAAAATCGTTGGAAACCCATGTGTCTGTACTATACACAAGGAAAATGCACTAAG ATGGATGATCCTATTCACCTAGAGAAGTTCAACCATGATTGCTCCAGGGATCTTCAAGTTGATGTTGCCAACTTAAACAGCATGCACTCTCAGGAATTAGACTATTTTCTGGTGCTTGATTTGGAAGGCAAAATTGAAATTCTTGAATTTCCAGTAGTGATGATTGATGCAAAAAACATGAACGTCATTGATTTTTTCCACAG gTTTGTGAGGCCCTCAGGAATGAGCGACCAGCGTataaatgaatatattgaaGGAAAATATGGCAAATTTGGTGTTGATCG TGTCTGGCATGATACAGCTATACCATTTAAGGATGTTGTACCAGAATTTGAAGCTTGGTTGACTCAGCATCAGCTGTGGGGAGAAGACTTAGGTGGCTTCCTTAACAGAGCAGCATTTGTAACTTG TGGAAACTGGGATCTGAAGACAAAGGTTCCTGAGCAATGTAAAGTGTCAAAGATAAAGCTTCCTTCATATTTTATGGAATGGATCAATCTCAAAGACGTATATCTTAATTTCTACAAGAGGAGG GCCACGGgaatgatgacgatgatgaagGAACTTCGGATACCATTATCGGGAAGTCACCATCTTGGATTTGATGATGCAAAGAACATATCAAGAGTATTGCAGCATATGCTTACTGATGGTGCAGTTTTGAATATTACTGCAAGGAAGAATCCTAATCATCCTGAAAAGACTGACTTTCTTTTGAAGGATAGAATAAGGTAG
- the LOC107432531 gene encoding homeobox-leucine zipper protein ATHB-52 gives MDMFNTQKSQNQKKPSKNYKKRLTYEQVKLLERSFTSNNKLQPERKHQLSLQLGIPPRQVAIWYQNKRARSRTQSLELDYSALQLSLENALAEKQQLKREVERLNGELAKAQEMLFALNVQTTTTTTTTASSCARPVICPSLSCSDQEGMSSARSTIVHDLDVELEELYACLIGSDGLISWD, from the coding sequence ATGGATATGTTCAATACCCAGAAGAGCCAGAACCAAAAAAAGCCATCAAAAAACTACAAAAAGAGGCTAACATATGAGCAAGTGAAGCTCCTAGAGAGAAGCTTCACCTCCAACAACAAGCTCCAGCCAGAGAGGAAGCACCAGCTCTCGCTTCAACTTGGAATCCCACCGAGACAAGTGGCGATTTGGTACCAAAACAAGCGAGCCAGGTCCCGAACCCAAAGCCTTGAGCTCGACTATAGTGCGCTCCAGTTGAGTCTAGAGAATGCACTGGCTGAGAAACAGCAGCTGAAGAGAGAGGTCGAGAGGCTTAATGGTGAGCTAGCGAAGGCTCAAGAAATGCTGTTTGCCTTGAACGTCCAGACAACAACGACGACGACCACAACAGCGTCTTCTTGTGCTCGGCCTGTAATTTGTCCTTCCCTTTCTTGCTCTGATCAAGAGGGAATGAGCTCTGCAAGATCTACCATTGTTCATGATCTGGATGTGGAACTTGAGGAGCTCTATGCTTGTTTGATTGGTAGTGATGGATTAATTAGCTGGGATTGA
- the LOC107432517 gene encoding E3 SUMO-protein ligase MMS21 — MASSSASRRDGITGRIRNSASTLYSDSQSLIADIRKACSMMKEVAVDLERDNQSEMVKELENAVVELLDTYNNCMHFSSAIQSVGEKYQPEQELTDFKKLIEDEITKLKANSPSVPQNNPLIRQFKEAVWNVHHTGQLMPGDEQEDIVMTSTQCNLLNITCPLTGKPVTELADPVRSVGCKHVYDRKAILQYIRSKNSRGQCPVAGCPKILQEENVVCDTLLPIDIAEMRTMTRQTARTDVIEDFTEVDEEDSE; from the exons ATGGCGTCGAGCTCCGCTTCTCGTCGCGACGGTATCACTGGGCGTATCCGAAATTCGGCTTCGACTTTGTACTCCGACAGCCAGTCTCTGATCGCC gATATTCGGAAGGCTTGTAGTATGATGAAGGAAGTTGCTGTTGATTTGGAGAGGGACAATCAATCTGagatg GTAAAGGAGCTAGAGAATGCCGTTGTTGAATTGTTGGATACTTATAACAACTGTATGCATTTCTCATCAGCAATTCAATCTGTTGGTGAGAAATACCAGCCTGAGCAGGAG CTGACTGATTTTAAGAAGTTGATTGAGGATGAGATTACAAAGCTTAAGGCTAATTCACCCTCAGTTCCACAAAACAATCCTCTGATACGCCAATTCAAAGAAGCTGTCTGG AATGTTCATCACACAGGACAACTTATGCCAGGTGACGAGCAGGAGGATATTGTGATGACCAGTACCCAGTGTAATCTTCTTAATATCACCTGCCCGTTAACCGGAAAGCCTGTTACTGAACTGGCAGATCCTGTTCGAAG TGTGGGATGCAAGCATGTTTATGACAGAAAGGCAATTTTACAGTACATAAGATCAAAGAACTCACGTGGCCAGTGCCCTGTTGCTG GTTGCCCTAAGATATTGCAGGAAGAAAATGTGGTGTGCGATACATTGTTGCCCATTGATATAGCGGAAATGCGCACAATGACTAGGCAAACTGCTAGAACCGACGTAATCGAAGATTTCACCGAGGTTGATGAAGAAGATAGTGAATGA